A region of Selenomonadales bacterium 4137-cl DNA encodes the following proteins:
- a CDS encoding CBO0543 family protein — MSVEDAILTAAVVISVISLAFTPRNKLFELQFILLFVQLPTWLLGLTVVELGWLEYPHRELADVNRTSFIFEYIFLPVLCVHVNNHYPWQASTPVKTAYLTGIGLIITGVEVLFERHTMLIQYTSWKWYWTLFSVMFIFWLTQKTIAWFFRSP, encoded by the coding sequence ATGAGCGTGGAAGATGCGATTCTGACCGCGGCGGTGGTTATCTCCGTGATCTCGCTAGCGTTCACACCGCGCAACAAACTATTTGAACTGCAGTTCATCCTCCTGTTCGTGCAGTTGCCCACCTGGCTGCTCGGCCTGACGGTCGTGGAACTGGGGTGGTTGGAATATCCGCATCGGGAATTGGCCGACGTCAACAGGACCAGCTTCATATTCGAATATATTTTTTTGCCGGTTCTGTGCGTCCACGTAAACAATCACTATCCGTGGCAGGCGTCGACGCCTGTAAAGACGGCGTATCTTACCGGTATTGGCCTGATTATCACCGGCGTCGAAGTACTTTTTGAGCGGCATACCATGCTGATACAATATACAAGCTGGAAATGGTACTGGACTTTATTCAGCGTCATGTTTATCTTTTGGCTGACCCAAAAGACCATAGCCTGGTTTTTTCGCAGCCCGTGA
- a CDS encoding MASE3 domain-containing protein, producing the protein MGFLPRAAEAGKTWAYALAAGAALAAGAFAGTANFLAFHVVAEGITIVIAFSIGIIVSNTYRHLKCGFTLVIGVAYAFAGCFDIAHTLTYPGMAVFPGVGDNLSTELWLMARCLDSSGMLLAGVSIGRRWKPSFVLAGYAAASAAAVLALREGVVPVAFVNGQGVTHFKVYSEWVVCAVLIAGLLLISRRRGYFRPRVYRPLLAFFLASVATELSLTLYRFAGDFVNVIGHLLKVGAFLFLYRAVVATSLREPYELLNEKADLLAAANRRLADILESISDGFFALDNDWRVIYANPAAAARFGFRGHGAQTGRRIWDLYADVQPFYDQYHKAKRENAAVSFEAVSPDTGGLVEVNVYPSPDGLSVFIRDIEEKKKYEAELARLDRLNTVGELAAGIGHEIRNPLTTVRGYLQLFLSKEKYAEHREQFVTMIEELDRANAIISEYLSLARTKAEAPGEGDLNGVLRALYPLLQADAVRAGHTLELVTGDISAIRFDEREIRQLVLNLARNGLEAMEAGGKLTISTFRDADGEVLAVADSGGGIPQEVLDKLGTPFVTTKEHGTGLGLAVCCRIAARHGAKLEVSTSTAGTTFYLRFGHNDFADRSIV; encoded by the coding sequence ATGGGATTCTTGCCCCGCGCCGCGGAAGCGGGAAAGACCTGGGCGTACGCGCTGGCGGCGGGCGCGGCGCTGGCGGCGGGCGCCTTCGCCGGGACGGCGAACTTCCTGGCGTTTCATGTCGTCGCCGAAGGGATTACGATCGTCATCGCTTTTTCCATCGGCATTATCGTTTCTAATACATACCGCCACCTGAAGTGCGGCTTCACTCTCGTGATCGGTGTCGCGTACGCGTTCGCCGGCTGCTTCGACATCGCCCATACCTTGACTTATCCGGGGATGGCGGTGTTTCCCGGTGTTGGGGACAACCTGTCGACCGAGCTGTGGCTTATGGCCAGATGCCTAGACAGCAGCGGCATGCTGCTGGCGGGGGTGTCCATCGGGCGAAGGTGGAAGCCTTCTTTTGTTTTGGCCGGTTACGCCGCGGCGAGCGCGGCGGCCGTTCTGGCCCTGCGCGAGGGCGTCGTCCCGGTCGCGTTCGTGAACGGGCAGGGTGTGACGCACTTCAAGGTATATAGCGAATGGGTCGTCTGCGCGGTCCTGATTGCCGGCCTGCTCCTGATTTCGCGGCGGCGGGGATATTTCCGGCCGCGCGTGTACCGGCCTTTGCTGGCTTTTTTCCTTGCGTCCGTAGCCACCGAGTTGTCGCTGACGCTGTACAGGTTTGCCGGCGACTTCGTAAACGTGATCGGCCATCTTTTGAAGGTGGGGGCGTTCTTATTCCTGTACCGGGCGGTGGTGGCGACCAGCCTGCGGGAGCCGTACGAGCTGCTCAATGAGAAGGCGGACCTGCTGGCGGCGGCCAACCGGCGGCTGGCGGACATTCTGGAGAGCATCTCGGACGGCTTCTTCGCCCTCGACAACGACTGGCGGGTGATTTACGCCAATCCGGCAGCCGCTGCCCGGTTCGGTTTTCGGGGGCACGGCGCGCAGACGGGCCGGCGCATCTGGGACCTGTATGCCGATGTGCAGCCGTTTTACGATCAGTATCATAAGGCCAAACGGGAAAATGCCGCAGTCAGTTTTGAAGCGGTGTCTCCGGATACGGGCGGGCTGGTGGAGGTAAACGTGTATCCTTCTCCGGACGGTTTGTCCGTCTTTATCCGCGATATCGAGGAGAAGAAAAAATACGAGGCGGAGCTGGCGCGGCTGGACAGGCTCAACACCGTCGGCGAGCTGGCCGCCGGCATCGGCCACGAGATCAGGAATCCGCTGACGACTGTACGGGGCTATCTGCAACTTTTCCTTTCCAAAGAAAAATACGCCGAGCACCGCGAGCAGTTCGTGACGATGATCGAGGAGCTGGACAGGGCCAACGCGATCATTTCCGAGTATTTGTCGCTGGCGCGCACCAAGGCCGAGGCGCCCGGGGAGGGGGATCTCAACGGCGTGCTCAGGGCGCTGTACCCGCTGCTGCAGGCCGACGCCGTGCGCGCCGGGCATACGCTGGAGCTGGTGACGGGGGATATTTCCGCGATAAGGTTCGACGAGCGCGAGATACGGCAACTGGTGCTCAATCTGGCCCGCAACGGCCTGGAGGCGATGGAGGCGGGCGGTAAGCTGACGATCAGCACTTTCCGCGACGCGGACGGGGAGGTGCTGGCCGTGGCGGACTCGGGCGGCGGGATACCGCAGGAAGTGCTCGACAAGCTGGGGACGCCGTTCGTGACGACGAAGGAGCACGGAACGGGGCTGGGGCTTGCGGTGTGCTGCCGGATAGCCGCGAGGCACGGCGCGAAGTTGGAGGTCAGCACCTCGACGGCCGGGACGACTTTTTACCTGCGGTTCGGGCACAATGACTTCGCCGATCGCAGCATAGTATGA
- a CDS encoding HD domain-containing protein — MYNRTWKKPLTIGVIMIIAVWVNDLFVALVRWEGCGAGGYAIHLAAFAGIVACIIFLQQRLAAATHRLELFRRAFRGVPCALLVAREGVIEELYGSDELLEVAGLTVGSQHRPAREAVKVEELSLRDGAARVVERRVVSLTDYGAGHAAEFLYEITGCVRRAWTREGQYVRMLKILVNMFEMKDPYSNGHSDAVSNLAHDLARAMGLTARAVATVTRAALLHDIGKIVIPAEILTKDGPLTPEERRPVQAHAAVGADILASFEIFREEADVVRHHHERYDGAGYPGGLRGEAIPLGARILAVADAFDAMTSGRSARGRRDAAAALAVIEAEKGGQFDPAVAEAFVELVRAGRAGKGQGKEMR, encoded by the coding sequence ATGTACAACCGTACCTGGAAAAAACCTCTGACTATCGGCGTAATTATGATTATTGCCGTATGGGTCAACGATTTGTTCGTCGCGCTCGTGCGGTGGGAGGGATGCGGGGCGGGCGGGTATGCCATCCATCTGGCGGCCTTCGCCGGCATCGTCGCCTGCATCATATTCCTTCAGCAGCGGCTGGCGGCCGCGACCCACCGTCTGGAACTTTTTCGCCGCGCTTTCCGGGGAGTGCCGTGCGCGCTGCTCGTCGCCCGCGAAGGGGTGATCGAGGAGCTTTACGGCAGCGATGAGCTGCTCGAAGTCGCCGGGCTGACGGTGGGCAGCCAGCACCGGCCTGCGAGGGAGGCGGTGAAGGTGGAGGAGTTGAGTTTGCGGGACGGGGCGGCGAGGGTGGTCGAGCGGCGGGTCGTTTCGCTAACTGACTATGGCGCCGGCCACGCGGCCGAGTTTCTGTACGAGATCACCGGCTGCGTGCGGCGGGCCTGGACGCGCGAGGGCCAGTACGTCAGGATGCTGAAAATCCTCGTGAATATGTTCGAAATGAAGGATCCTTACAGCAACGGCCATTCGGACGCGGTTAGCAACCTGGCCCACGATCTGGCCCGGGCGATGGGGCTGACCGCGCGGGCGGTGGCGACGGTGACCAGGGCGGCGCTGCTGCACGATATCGGCAAGATCGTGATTCCGGCTGAGATACTCACCAAAGACGGCCCGCTCACGCCGGAAGAGCGCCGGCCGGTGCAGGCCCACGCCGCGGTGGGGGCGGATATCCTCGCCAGTTTCGAAATCTTCCGTGAGGAGGCGGATGTTGTCCGTCACCATCATGAGCGGTACGACGGCGCCGGTTATCCCGGCGGTCTGCGCGGCGAAGCGATCCCGCTAGGGGCGAGAATACTGGCGGTGGCTGACGCGTTCGACGCGATGACTTCGGGCCGCTCGGCCCGCGGGCGGCGGGACGCGGCGGCCGCGCTGGCGGTCATCGAGGCCGAGAAGGGCGGGCAGTTCGATCCGGCTGTGGCGGAGGCGTTCGTAGAGCTGGTCCGGGCCGGCCGGGCGGGGAAAGGGCAGGGGAAGGAGATGCGTTAG
- a CDS encoding MarR family transcriptional regulator, which yields MLDIFDSTCVLLAKAEQKHYLFTKKLLNEKSLGITPGQMMLLYTLYKGDGIAITELGKKIFLDNSTLTGLIDRLEKLELVYRAATPEDRRCYNIFLTDKARALETNICKTMAHVEETMTGGCSPAEIAAFRKVLERIFATL from the coding sequence ATGCTTGACATCTTCGACAGCACCTGCGTCCTCCTGGCCAAAGCCGAGCAGAAGCATTATCTGTTCACCAAGAAGCTTCTCAACGAAAAAAGCCTCGGCATAACGCCCGGCCAGATGATGCTCCTCTATACGTTATACAAGGGCGACGGCATCGCCATAACCGAACTCGGTAAAAAGATCTTCCTCGACAACTCCACCCTCACCGGCCTCATCGACCGCCTCGAAAAACTGGAGCTCGTCTACCGCGCCGCCACGCCGGAAGACCGCCGCTGCTACAACATCTTCCTCACCGACAAGGCCCGCGCCCTTGAGACCAACATCTGCAAAACCATGGCCCATGTCGAAGAAACCATGACCGGCGGCTGCAGCCCCGCGGAAATCGCCGCCTTCCGCAAAGTCCTCGAACGTATCTTCGCCACCCTGTAA
- a CDS encoding acyl-CoA dehydrogenase: MNFILTPEQEDIRKMVREFAAKAVAPTAAERDEKELFPREIFDQMGELGLLGLPYPEEYGGAGSDYVSYAIAVEEISRVCASTGIGMSVHVSLCSGPIMLYGTEEQKQKFLRPLAEGKKLGAFGLTEPNAGTDAANGSSTAVKDGDSYILNGTKVFNTNGGEAEIYLFFAATDKALGPKGMSCFIVEKGTPGFTFGKKEVKMGIRSSVQRELIFENCRVPAANLLGKEGDGFKIAMGALDSGRIGVAAQATGLAQGALDEAIKYSKQRVQFGKPISTFQAINFMLADMATKVEAARLLTYQAAFKRSNGMPYAKEAAMAKMFASDAAMAVTTDAVQVFGGYGFSREYPVERMMRDAKITQIYEGTNQAQRMVIAGNILR, encoded by the coding sequence ATGAACTTTATCCTGACTCCGGAACAAGAAGACATCCGTAAGATGGTGCGCGAATTCGCGGCCAAAGCGGTGGCGCCGACGGCGGCCGAACGCGACGAGAAGGAGCTTTTCCCGCGGGAGATATTCGACCAGATGGGCGAGCTCGGTCTGCTAGGTTTGCCGTACCCGGAGGAGTACGGCGGCGCCGGCAGCGATTATGTGAGCTACGCCATTGCCGTGGAGGAAATTTCGCGGGTGTGCGCCTCGACCGGCATCGGGATGTCGGTCCATGTGTCGCTGTGCTCGGGGCCGATCATGCTTTACGGCACCGAGGAGCAGAAGCAGAAGTTCCTGCGCCCGCTGGCCGAAGGGAAGAAGCTGGGGGCGTTCGGCCTGACCGAGCCCAACGCCGGCACTGACGCGGCCAACGGCTCGAGTACGGCGGTCAAGGACGGCGACAGTTATATCCTGAATGGCACCAAGGTGTTCAACACCAACGGCGGCGAGGCCGAGATATACCTGTTCTTCGCCGCGACCGACAAGGCTCTCGGGCCCAAGGGGATGAGCTGCTTCATCGTCGAGAAGGGCACTCCGGGCTTCACCTTCGGCAAGAAGGAGGTCAAGATGGGCATCCGCTCGTCGGTGCAGCGCGAGCTGATTTTCGAGAATTGCCGCGTGCCGGCCGCCAACCTGCTGGGCAAGGAGGGCGACGGCTTCAAGATCGCGATGGGCGCTTTGGACAGCGGCCGCATCGGCGTGGCGGCGCAGGCGACCGGCCTTGCGCAGGGGGCGCTGGACGAGGCGATCAAGTATTCGAAGCAGCGTGTGCAGTTCGGCAAACCGATCTCGACCTTCCAGGCGATCAATTTTATGCTGGCCGATATGGCGACCAAGGTCGAGGCGGCGAGGCTGCTGACATACCAGGCGGCGTTCAAGCGGTCGAACGGTATGCCGTACGCCAAGGAGGCGGCGATGGCGAAGATGTTCGCGTCCGATGCGGCGATGGCGGTGACGACGGACGCGGTGCAGGTGTTCGGCGGCTACGGCTTCAGCCGCGAGTACCCGGTGGAGCGGATGATGCGCGACGCAAAGATCACGCAGATCTACGAGGGTACCAACCAGGCGCAGCGGATGGTCATCGCCGGCAATATCCTGCGGTAA
- a CDS encoding 4-hydroxyphenylacetate 3-hydroxylase N-terminal domain-containing protein, with protein sequence MALMNGEQYRESLKKMRPNMYKWGELIADVTTHPATRLHVQSVADSYDAAFDPERAPLFTTKSPLSGETAHRWNTLMNSMEAVLGNSKMKRAQYQRTGTCQGATCAGWTGINVLWAVTYEMDKELGTNYHERVKNYFKHVEDNALALAGAITDAKGNRALKPSEQPNKDSNLHVKEIRPDGIVIRGYKAQICGVAACHEIIAMAGSGYGEADKDFCLAVAVPRDVAGLTIVETRRPSDARDEEEGWDAPKAGNITQAFLFFDDVFVPNDRVFLCGEFKYTGKAIGYFTAIYRAAIGACVAGQGDIMCGAAINMARANGLSQKAFQDKLNQMAINNEITYSVGLGAMLAGKGHASGLWIPDMLLAHVNKTQVAKLPYETKVICQDISGGVAETGCFPSYQDCQSPLYGAEVLKALAAGADGETRARAARLVEWLTVGGGIPGCMHGGGSPDGARMVVRAMEPWEKFAKEAKRIAGITAELADPAPAKK encoded by the coding sequence ATGGCCTTGATGAACGGCGAGCAGTATCGGGAGTCCCTGAAAAAGATGCGCCCCAATATGTATAAGTGGGGGGAACTCATCGCGGACGTGACGACCCATCCCGCGACCCGGCTGCATGTCCAGTCGGTGGCGGATTCATACGACGCGGCGTTCGATCCGGAGAGAGCCCCCCTCTTTACAACCAAGTCGCCCCTGAGCGGGGAGACGGCCCACCGCTGGAATACGCTGATGAACAGCATGGAAGCGGTGTTGGGCAACTCGAAGATGAAGCGGGCCCAGTACCAGCGGACGGGGACTTGTCAGGGGGCTACCTGCGCCGGCTGGACGGGGATAAATGTGCTGTGGGCCGTCACCTACGAGATGGATAAGGAGCTTGGGACCAACTATCACGAGCGGGTCAAGAATTATTTCAAGCATGTTGAGGACAACGCTCTGGCGCTGGCGGGCGCGATCACCGACGCCAAGGGCAACCGGGCCCTCAAACCGTCCGAGCAGCCCAACAAGGATTCCAACCTCCATGTCAAGGAGATCCGCCCCGACGGCATCGTCATCCGCGGCTACAAGGCCCAGATCTGCGGCGTGGCGGCCTGCCACGAGATAATAGCCATGGCGGGCAGCGGCTACGGCGAGGCTGACAAGGATTTTTGCCTGGCGGTGGCGGTGCCCCGCGACGTTGCCGGGCTGACGATCGTCGAAACCCGCCGGCCTAGCGACGCCCGCGACGAGGAGGAGGGCTGGGATGCGCCGAAGGCTGGGAACATAACCCAGGCGTTCCTGTTCTTTGACGACGTGTTCGTGCCCAACGACCGTGTGTTCCTGTGCGGGGAGTTCAAGTACACCGGCAAGGCGATCGGCTATTTCACCGCCATCTATCGCGCGGCCATCGGCGCCTGCGTGGCCGGCCAGGGCGACATCATGTGCGGAGCGGCGATCAATATGGCCCGGGCGAACGGGCTGTCGCAGAAGGCCTTCCAGGATAAGCTCAATCAGATGGCGATCAACAACGAGATAACCTATTCGGTGGGCCTGGGGGCGATGCTGGCCGGCAAGGGCCATGCCTCGGGGCTGTGGATCCCGGATATGCTGCTGGCCCATGTCAACAAGACCCAGGTCGCCAAGCTGCCGTACGAGACGAAGGTCATCTGCCAGGACATCAGCGGCGGCGTGGCCGAGACCGGCTGTTTCCCGTCCTATCAGGACTGCCAGTCGCCGCTTTACGGCGCGGAGGTCCTCAAGGCGCTGGCGGCGGGCGCGGACGGCGAGACGCGGGCCAGGGCCGCGAGACTGGTGGAATGGCTGACGGTGGGCGGAGGCATCCCGGGCTGCATGCACGGCGGCGGCTCGCCCGACGGGGCCCGTATGGTGGTCCGCGCCATGGAGCCGTGGGAGAAGTTCGCCAAGGAAGCCAAGCGCATAGCCGGCATCACTGCGGAACTGGCCGACCCCGCCCCGGCGAAAAAGTAA
- a CDS encoding acyl CoA:acetate/3-ketoacid CoA transferase: MRGKVVSAAEAVRQIKSGDTVGVSGFIGMGHPAELTEALEKRFLETGEPKNLTLTFGASQNDGKSWWGLNRFAREGFVKKIIAGHFGLQPDLVRMIVENKIEAYNIPQGVMMHLFRAIAGRKPGVLTHVGLRTFADPRETGGRLNEISKREVVKLLEVDGEEYLFYKSFPVNVALIRGTSADTRGNISIEKEGIALEFLPLAMAARNSGGIVIAQVERIVEAGTLHPMMVKVPGIMVDYIVQAAPENHMQSMAEQYNPALSGEVKVPLSGWKPIPLDDRKIICRRAAMELFPDAVINLGIGMPEGVSAVAAEEGFIEKLTMTVEPGPIGGVPMSGLRFGCALNPEALIDHAYQFDFYDGGGLDLAVLGLAECDQFGNVNVSKFGPRIAGSGGFVNITQNTMRVVFAGTLTAGGLETAIGDGELRIVREGKNKKFVPKVGHITFSGHYAQKVGQKVLYVTERAVFELTPTGLMLTEIAPGVDLERDVLAQMEFKPHISPNLKLMDERIFRDAPMNLKAETAAGGGD, encoded by the coding sequence ATGAGAGGCAAGGTCGTTAGCGCCGCCGAGGCAGTGCGGCAGATAAAATCGGGTGATACCGTGGGCGTATCGGGGTTTATCGGCATGGGCCACCCGGCCGAGCTGACCGAGGCGCTGGAGAAGCGGTTTCTGGAGACGGGCGAGCCGAAGAACCTGACGCTTACCTTCGGCGCGAGCCAGAATGACGGCAAGTCGTGGTGGGGCCTGAACAGGTTCGCCCGCGAGGGGTTCGTGAAGAAGATCATCGCCGGCCATTTCGGGCTTCAGCCCGATCTGGTGAGGATGATTGTCGAGAACAAGATCGAGGCGTACAACATCCCGCAGGGAGTGATGATGCACCTGTTTCGGGCGATCGCGGGCAGGAAGCCCGGCGTTCTGACCCACGTCGGCCTCAGGACCTTTGCCGACCCGCGGGAGACGGGCGGCCGGCTGAACGAGATATCCAAGCGCGAGGTCGTCAAACTGCTGGAAGTGGATGGCGAAGAGTATCTGTTTTACAAGTCTTTCCCGGTCAATGTTGCCCTCATTCGCGGCACGAGCGCCGATACGCGCGGCAATATCAGCATCGAGAAGGAGGGTATCGCGCTGGAGTTCCTGCCGCTGGCCATGGCGGCCCGCAATTCGGGCGGCATCGTCATCGCCCAGGTGGAGCGGATCGTTGAGGCGGGCACGCTCCACCCGATGATGGTGAAGGTGCCGGGGATCATGGTCGATTATATCGTCCAGGCAGCGCCGGAGAACCATATGCAGTCGATGGCCGAACAGTATAATCCCGCCCTGTCGGGTGAGGTGAAGGTGCCGCTTTCCGGCTGGAAGCCCATCCCCCTCGACGACCGGAAGATCATCTGCCGTCGGGCGGCGATGGAGCTTTTTCCCGACGCGGTCATCAACCTCGGCATCGGTATGCCGGAGGGGGTTTCGGCGGTGGCGGCCGAGGAGGGGTTCATCGAAAAGCTGACGATGACGGTCGAGCCCGGGCCGATCGGCGGGGTGCCGATGTCGGGTCTCAGGTTCGGCTGCGCGCTGAACCCGGAGGCGCTTATCGATCATGCTTATCAGTTCGATTTCTACGACGGCGGCGGCCTCGATCTGGCGGTGCTGGGGCTGGCGGAGTGCGACCAGTTCGGCAATGTCAATGTGAGCAAGTTCGGGCCGCGCATCGCCGGTTCGGGCGGGTTCGTCAACATCACCCAGAACACGATGCGCGTTGTTTTCGCCGGTACGCTTACGGCCGGCGGCCTGGAGACCGCTATCGGGGACGGGGAGCTGCGGATCGTCCGCGAGGGCAAGAACAAGAAGTTCGTGCCCAAGGTCGGGCACATCACTTTCAGCGGTCATTACGCCCAGAAGGTCGGCCAGAAGGTGCTGTATGTGACCGAGCGGGCGGTGTTCGAGCTGACGCCGACCGGGCTGATGCTGACCGAAATCGCGCCGGGAGTCGATCTGGAACGCGACGTTCTCGCCCAGATGGAGTTCAAGCCCCATATTTCGCCTAATCTCAAGCTTATGGATGAGCGCATATTCCGCGACGCGCCCATGAATCTCAAGGCGGAGACCGCCGCCGGCGGCGGCGACTGA
- a CDS encoding MFS transporter — MITEQQKAKVLSYRWVCLVTLWFVYFFVYFDRVAPAVVAPELMKAFNISAASLGLLSAAYFYPYAAMQIPSGIFSDFLGPRLAVTIFFIVAGVGTALFGLAQSYDWAVAGRVMMGIGVAVVYIPIMKIQAQWFRPHEFSTLTGILLTVGNIGALGAAAPLAKFVAITGWREAFYYLGAITVILAAATYLLVRNRPQDMGLPSLNEVDGVRVDAAEAARDEAIKLGEAIKIAVTNRNFPWLAVYAFAVYGPMMGFQGLWAVPYMMDTFGWTKQAASNVLSWWAIGMICGCPIHGWVSDRVVHSRKKVVITGAAVYTLGWLYIALSPTGWSETTMALFCFLMGGFGGAYITNYAHLTERLPRKVVGTAIGVFNLFYFVGGAFFQQYMGVILDGYGRVAGKFPVAAYTSTFWLCFGGMVIGTMALLFTVETFVKKEAVK, encoded by the coding sequence ATGATAACCGAGCAGCAAAAAGCCAAGGTTCTCAGTTATCGGTGGGTCTGTCTGGTTACGCTGTGGTTCGTGTATTTCTTCGTGTATTTCGACCGGGTGGCACCGGCGGTGGTGGCGCCGGAACTGATGAAGGCGTTCAACATCAGCGCCGCCAGCCTGGGGCTTTTGTCCGCGGCCTATTTCTATCCGTACGCCGCCATGCAAATACCCTCCGGCATTTTCTCCGACTTTCTCGGGCCCCGTCTCGCGGTGACAATCTTTTTCATTGTCGCCGGCGTCGGCACGGCGTTGTTCGGGTTAGCGCAGAGCTACGACTGGGCGGTTGCCGGCCGGGTGATGATGGGGATCGGCGTGGCGGTCGTCTATATCCCGATCATGAAGATCCAGGCTCAGTGGTTCCGGCCCCATGAGTTTTCGACGCTGACCGGCATCCTGTTGACGGTGGGCAATATCGGCGCACTGGGCGCCGCCGCCCCGCTGGCGAAGTTCGTGGCGATAACGGGCTGGCGGGAGGCGTTCTACTATCTGGGCGCTATCACGGTAATTCTGGCGGCGGCCACGTATCTGCTGGTGCGCAACCGGCCGCAGGACATGGGCCTGCCGTCGCTGAACGAGGTAGACGGCGTCAGGGTGGATGCGGCCGAGGCGGCCCGCGACGAGGCCATCAAGCTGGGAGAGGCGATCAAGATCGCCGTTACCAACCGCAACTTTCCCTGGCTGGCCGTTTACGCTTTTGCGGTCTACGGCCCGATGATGGGCTTCCAGGGGCTGTGGGCGGTGCCGTACATGATGGATACGTTCGGCTGGACCAAGCAGGCGGCGTCGAACGTGCTGTCCTGGTGGGCGATCGGGATGATCTGCGGCTGTCCGATCCACGGGTGGGTGTCCGACCGGGTCGTCCATAGCCGCAAGAAGGTGGTCATCACCGGCGCGGCGGTATACACCCTGGGGTGGCTGTATATCGCGCTTAGTCCGACGGGCTGGAGCGAGACGACGATGGCGCTGTTCTGCTTCCTGATGGGCGGGTTTGGCGGCGCATATATCACCAATTACGCCCATCTGACCGAACGCCTGCCGCGTAAGGTGGTCGGCACGGCGATCGGCGTTTTCAACCTCTTCTATTTCGTGGGCGGCGCCTTCTTCCAGCAGTACATGGGCGTCATCCTCGACGGTTATGGCAGGGTGGCCGGCAAGTTCCCGGTGGCGGCATACACCTCGACCTTCTGGCTATGCTTCGGCGGCATGGTGATCGGTACGATGGCCCTTCTCTTCACGGTGGAGACGTTCGTGAAGAAGGAGGCCGTGAAATGA